Proteins from a genomic interval of Bradyrhizobium sp. CCGB01:
- a CDS encoding ABC transporter substrate-binding protein, with translation MPAVTGKLAAASLALALIAASASTASAQKKYDTGATDTEIKIGNIMPYSGPASAYGIIGRTEAAYFKKINEEGGINGRKINFISYDDAYSPPKTVEQARKLVESDEVLFIFNSLGTPPNSAIHKYMNSKKVPQLFVATGATKWNDPQNFPWTMGWQPNYQSETQIYAKWLLKNKPDAKIAVLFQNDDYGKDYLKGLKDGLGSKAASMIIIEESYETSEPTIDNHIVKLKSTGADVFMNITTPKFAAQAIKKNAEIGWKPLHFLNNVSASVGSVMKPAGFENGQDIISADYLKDVSDPEWNNDAGMKEFIAFMTKYFPEGDKLDKGTIVGYAVAQTLVHVLKQCGDNLTRENVMKQAANVKDFRTEALLPGIQINTSATDFAPISQLRLEKFKGERWELFGDVISADVGG, from the coding sequence ATGCCTGCTGTCACCGGCAAACTTGCGGCCGCGTCACTGGCGCTTGCGCTCATTGCTGCCTCGGCCTCCACCGCATCGGCCCAGAAGAAATACGATACCGGCGCGACCGATACCGAGATCAAGATCGGCAACATCATGCCCTACAGCGGACCGGCCTCCGCCTACGGCATCATCGGACGGACCGAAGCCGCCTACTTCAAGAAGATCAACGAAGAGGGCGGCATCAACGGCCGCAAGATCAATTTCATCTCCTATGACGACGCCTACTCGCCGCCGAAGACGGTGGAGCAGGCCCGCAAGCTGGTCGAGAGCGACGAGGTGCTCTTCATCTTCAACTCGCTCGGCACGCCGCCGAACTCGGCGATCCACAAATACATGAACTCGAAGAAGGTGCCGCAGCTGTTCGTCGCGACCGGCGCCACCAAGTGGAACGATCCGCAGAACTTCCCCTGGACCATGGGCTGGCAGCCCAACTACCAAAGCGAAACGCAGATCTATGCGAAGTGGCTGCTCAAGAACAAGCCGGACGCCAAGATCGCCGTGCTCTTCCAGAACGACGATTACGGCAAGGACTATCTGAAGGGCCTGAAGGACGGCCTTGGCTCGAAAGCCGCCTCGATGATCATCATCGAAGAGAGCTACGAGACCTCCGAGCCGACCATCGACAACCACATCGTGAAGCTGAAGTCGACCGGCGCCGACGTCTTCATGAACATCACGACGCCGAAATTCGCGGCGCAGGCGATCAAGAAGAATGCCGAGATCGGCTGGAAGCCGCTGCACTTCCTCAACAACGTCTCGGCCTCCGTCGGCAGCGTGATGAAGCCGGCCGGCTTCGAGAACGGCCAGGACATCATCTCGGCCGACTATCTGAAGGACGTCTCCGATCCCGAGTGGAACAACGACGCCGGCATGAAGGAATTTATCGCCTTCATGACAAAATACTTCCCGGAAGGCGACAAGCTCGACAAGGGCACCATCGTCGGCTACGCGGTGGCGCAGACGCTGGTTCATGTGCTGAAGCAGTGCGGCGACAATCTCACGCGCGAGAACGTCATGAAGCAAGCCGCGAACGTGAAGGACTTCCGCACCGAAGCGCTGCTGCCGGGAATCCAGATCAACACGTCTGCGACCGACTTCGCGCCGATCAGCCAGCTCCGCCTCGAGAAATTCAAGGGCGAGCGCTGGGAACTGTTCGGTGACGTGATCAGCGCCGACGTCGGCGGCTAG
- a CDS encoding ABC transporter substrate-binding protein: MTAVRFQVVAISAALALCTAMSSPALAQKKYDSGASDTEIKIGNIMPYSGPASAYAAIGKAEEAYFNKINAGGGINGRKIKFISYDDGYSPPKTVEQARKLVESDGVLLIFGSLGTSTNGAIRKYMNDKKVPQLFVASGASKWNDPKQYPWTMGWQPSYASEARIYAKYVMKEKPDAKIGVLYQNDDFGKDYLKGLKDGLGAKASMIVLEDGYDTSEPAIDEHVVKLKASGADVFISITTPKFAAQAIKKAAEINWHPVHIISNVSASVGGVLEPAGLEISQGILSASYAKDGSDPQWNADDGMKKFYDFLAQFDPKANKLDAGVVFGYGAAQTMVKVLQMCGDDLTRENVMKQAASLKDFEPDTLLPGIKINTAADNYAPIEQLQMMRFKGRKWELFGDIISSGLGH, translated from the coding sequence ATGACTGCCGTTCGATTTCAGGTTGTGGCCATTTCGGCCGCGCTCGCGTTGTGCACTGCGATGAGCAGCCCGGCACTCGCGCAAAAGAAATACGACAGCGGCGCTTCCGATACCGAGATCAAGATCGGCAACATCATGCCCTATAGCGGGCCGGCCTCCGCCTATGCCGCGATCGGCAAGGCCGAGGAAGCCTATTTCAACAAGATCAATGCCGGAGGCGGCATCAACGGCCGCAAGATCAAGTTCATCTCCTACGACGACGGCTATTCGCCGCCGAAGACGGTGGAACAGGCACGCAAGCTGGTCGAGAGCGACGGCGTGCTGCTGATCTTCGGCTCGCTCGGCACCTCCACCAACGGCGCCATCCGCAAATACATGAACGACAAGAAGGTGCCGCAATTGTTCGTGGCGAGCGGCGCCTCGAAGTGGAACGACCCCAAGCAATATCCGTGGACCATGGGCTGGCAGCCGAGCTACGCCAGCGAGGCGCGCATCTACGCCAAATACGTCATGAAGGAGAAGCCGGACGCGAAGATCGGCGTGCTCTACCAGAACGACGATTTCGGCAAGGATTACCTGAAGGGCCTGAAGGACGGCCTCGGCGCCAAGGCGTCGATGATCGTATTGGAAGACGGCTACGACACTTCGGAGCCCGCCATCGACGAGCACGTCGTGAAATTGAAGGCCTCGGGCGCCGACGTCTTCATCAGCATCACCACGCCGAAATTCGCAGCGCAGGCGATCAAGAAGGCCGCCGAGATCAACTGGCATCCGGTCCACATCATCTCCAACGTCTCGGCCTCGGTCGGGGGCGTGCTCGAGCCGGCGGGGCTCGAGATCTCGCAAGGCATCCTGTCGGCGAGCTACGCCAAGGACGGCTCCGACCCGCAATGGAATGCCGATGACGGCATGAAGAAGTTCTATGACTTCCTCGCCCAATTCGATCCCAAGGCCAACAAGCTCGATGCCGGCGTGGTGTTCGGCTATGGCGCGGCCCAGACCATGGTGAAGGTGCTGCAAATGTGCGGCGACGATCTCACCCGCGAGAACGTCATGAAGCAGGCCGCCAGCCTGAAGGATTTCGAGCCCGACACGCTGCTGCCCGGCATCAAGATCAACACCGCAGCCGATAATTACGCCCCGATCGAGCAGCTCCAGATGATGCGGTTCAAGGGCAGGAAATGGGAGCTGTTCGGTGACATCATCTCGAGCGGGCTCGGCCACTGA
- a CDS encoding ABC transporter substrate-binding protein, with the protein MLFRTTLRTAALATAVATLASSAALAQKKYDTGASDTEIKIGNIMPYSGPASAYGIIGKTEEAYFKMINDKGGINGRKINFVTYDDAYSPPKAVEQVRKLVESDEVLAVYNPLGTPSNTAIQKYLNAKKIPQLFVATGATKWNDPKGFPWTMGWQPSYQSEAQIYAKWLMKEKPNAKVAILYQNDDFGKDYLKGTKDGLGAKGASMIIMEESYEISEPSIDGHIVKIKAANPDVLLIYATPKFAAQTIKKTAELSWKPLQILTNVSISVGSVMKPAGFEASQDVLSAAYAKDSTDPQWNNDPGMKKWNEFVDKYMPGADKTDTGMVYGYGAASTLVKTLEMCGDDLTRANLMKQAASLKDFAPDTLLPGVKINTSATDFAPISQLQMQRFKGEKWELFGEIISGDVASE; encoded by the coding sequence TTGCTTTTCCGAACAACACTGCGAACCGCAGCGCTCGCGACTGCGGTCGCAACCCTCGCCTCCAGCGCAGCACTCGCCCAGAAGAAATACGACACCGGCGCAAGTGACACCGAGATCAAGATCGGCAACATCATGCCGTACAGCGGTCCGGCGTCGGCCTATGGCATCATCGGCAAGACCGAAGAAGCCTATTTCAAGATGATCAACGACAAGGGCGGCATCAACGGCCGCAAGATCAACTTCGTCACCTATGACGACGCCTATTCGCCGCCGAAGGCCGTCGAGCAGGTCCGCAAGCTCGTCGAGAGCGACGAGGTGCTGGCCGTGTATAATCCGCTCGGCACGCCCTCGAACACCGCGATCCAGAAGTACCTGAACGCCAAGAAGATCCCGCAGCTCTTCGTCGCCACCGGCGCCACCAAGTGGAACGACCCGAAGGGCTTCCCCTGGACCATGGGCTGGCAGCCGTCCTACCAGAGCGAAGCGCAGATCTACGCGAAATGGCTGATGAAGGAGAAGCCGAACGCCAAGGTCGCGATCCTCTATCAGAACGACGATTTCGGCAAAGACTACCTCAAGGGCACCAAGGATGGTCTCGGCGCCAAGGGCGCGTCCATGATCATCATGGAAGAGAGCTATGAGATCTCCGAGCCGTCGATCGACGGCCACATCGTCAAGATCAAGGCCGCCAATCCCGACGTGCTGCTGATCTACGCGACGCCGAAGTTCGCGGCCCAGACCATCAAGAAGACCGCCGAGCTCAGCTGGAAGCCGCTCCAGATCCTCACCAACGTGTCGATCTCGGTCGGCAGCGTGATGAAGCCGGCCGGCTTCGAGGCCTCGCAGGACGTGCTGTCGGCCGCCTACGCCAAGGACTCCACCGACCCGCAGTGGAACAACGACCCCGGCATGAAGAAGTGGAACGAGTTCGTCGACAAGTACATGCCCGGCGCAGACAAGACCGACACCGGCATGGTCTACGGCTACGGCGCGGCATCGACCCTCGTCAAGACTCTGGAAATGTGCGGCGACGACCTCACCCGCGCCAACCTGATGAAGCAGGCGGCGAGCCTGAAGGACTTTGCGCCGGACACCCTGCTGCCCGGCGTCAAGATCAACACCAGCGCCACCGACTTCGCTCCGATTTCGCAGCTGCAGATGCAGCGCTTCAAGGGCGAGAAATGGGAACTGTTCGGCGAGATCATCAGCGGCGACGTCGCCTCCGAGTGA
- a CDS encoding branched-chain amino acid ABC transporter permease — protein sequence MSAAEEVVAEGHQAVEAVPKRAMTLGTGTSLVVLAVLLIVPLFVKNFIIFQMTMLLIYGLAVLALNILTGGSGQFSLGQSAFYAVGAYTSAVLMEHANINYALTIPVSAAVCFGFGYLFGKPALRLSGVYLALATFALATAMPQLLKLNFLEHWTGGVQGLVVTKPDAPFGLPMSQDMWLYYFTLIVTIAIYIFSVNLLRSRSGRAFMAIRDNEIAASSMGVNVALYKTLAFGVSAAITGVAGSLGAIAVQFVAPDSYTITLAISLFLGMVVGGVGWLPGSFVGAAFIIFVPNMAESISKGLSGAVFGVLLFLVIYLVPHGARQVAILGQQLAGKLRKN from the coding sequence ATGAGCGCTGCAGAAGAAGTCGTTGCAGAAGGCCACCAGGCGGTCGAGGCCGTTCCGAAGCGGGCCATGACGCTGGGCACCGGCACCTCGCTGGTGGTGCTGGCGGTGCTCCTGATCGTGCCGCTGTTCGTCAAGAACTTCATCATCTTCCAGATGACGATGCTCCTGATCTACGGGCTTGCCGTGCTGGCGCTGAACATCCTGACCGGCGGCAGCGGCCAGTTCTCGCTCGGCCAGAGCGCGTTCTATGCCGTCGGCGCCTATACGTCGGCGGTGCTGATGGAGCACGCCAACATCAACTACGCGCTGACCATTCCGGTTTCCGCCGCGGTCTGCTTCGGGTTCGGTTACCTGTTCGGCAAACCGGCCCTGCGGCTGTCGGGCGTCTATCTCGCGCTTGCGACCTTCGCACTCGCCACCGCGATGCCGCAGCTCCTGAAGCTGAACTTCCTGGAACACTGGACCGGCGGCGTGCAGGGCCTCGTCGTCACCAAGCCCGACGCGCCGTTCGGCCTGCCGATGTCGCAGGACATGTGGCTGTACTACTTCACGCTCATCGTGACGATTGCGATCTACATCTTCTCCGTGAACCTGTTGCGCTCGAGGTCCGGCCGCGCCTTCATGGCAATCCGGGACAACGAGATCGCGGCTTCCTCGATGGGTGTCAACGTCGCGCTCTACAAGACGCTGGCCTTCGGCGTGTCGGCGGCAATCACCGGCGTCGCCGGCTCGCTCGGCGCCATCGCGGTGCAGTTCGTGGCGCCCGACAGCTACACCATCACGCTCGCGATCTCGCTGTTCCTCGGCATGGTCGTCGGCGGCGTCGGCTGGCTGCCCGGCTCGTTCGTCGGTGCGGCCTTCATCATCTTCGTGCCGAACATGGCGGAGAGCATTTCCAAAGGCCTCTCCGGCGCCGTGTTCGGCGTGCTGCTGTTCCTCGTCATCTACCTCGTGCCGCACGGCGCAAGGCAGGTCGCGATCCTGGGCCAGCAACTCGCCGGCAAGCTCAGGAAGAACTGA
- a CDS encoding branched-chain amino acid ABC transporter permease, producing MELFTNQVLAGIATGAIYACMALAVVMIYQAIDHLNFAQGEMAMFSTFISWQLMQWGVPYWAAFVITLAFSFVAGIAIERILFKPLAKAPVLTNVAGFIALFAIINSSAGLIWDFTIKQYPTPFGSAPFLGSQLISTHQAGMIGVTVLLLLGLYFFFQYTRIGLAMRAAASVPESARLVGINTSWMIALGWGMATAIGAIAGMLIAPVVFLEPNMMGGVLIYGFAAAVLGGLTSPFGAVVGGFLVGIFENLAGTYIPGVGNELKLPIALALIISVLVVKPAGLFGRHIVKRV from the coding sequence ATGGAGCTGTTCACCAACCAAGTGCTGGCCGGCATCGCCACGGGCGCGATCTACGCCTGCATGGCGCTGGCCGTGGTCATGATCTACCAGGCGATCGACCATCTCAACTTCGCGCAGGGCGAGATGGCGATGTTCTCGACCTTCATCTCCTGGCAGCTGATGCAGTGGGGCGTGCCCTATTGGGCCGCCTTCGTCATCACGCTGGCGTTCTCCTTCGTAGCCGGCATCGCGATCGAGCGCATTCTGTTCAAGCCGCTGGCGAAAGCGCCGGTGCTGACCAACGTCGCCGGCTTCATCGCACTGTTCGCGATCATCAACTCCTCGGCCGGCCTGATCTGGGACTTTACCATCAAGCAGTATCCGACCCCGTTCGGCTCCGCGCCGTTCCTGGGCAGCCAGCTGATCTCGACCCACCAGGCCGGCATGATCGGCGTCACGGTGCTGCTGCTGCTCGGCCTCTACTTCTTCTTCCAGTACACGCGCATCGGCCTTGCGATGCGCGCGGCCGCCTCCGTGCCTGAATCGGCGCGGCTGGTCGGCATCAACACGTCCTGGATGATCGCGCTCGGCTGGGGCATGGCGACCGCGATCGGCGCGATCGCCGGCATGCTGATCGCTCCGGTCGTGTTCCTCGAGCCCAACATGATGGGCGGCGTGCTGATCTACGGCTTTGCCGCCGCGGTGCTCGGCGGCCTGACCAGCCCGTTCGGCGCCGTGGTCGGCGGCTTCCTGGTCGGCATCTTCGAGAACCTCGCCGGCACCTACATCCCCGGCGTCGGTAACGAGCTGAAACTTCCGATCGCGCTCGCGCTGATCATCTCCGTCCTGGTCGTCAAACCCGCTGGCCTGTTCGGCCGGCACATCGTCAAGCGAGTTTGA
- a CDS encoding ABC transporter ATP-binding protein has product MTTLLNVKDLRAYYGQVQALHGLSFSLNEGSLTTLLGANGAGKTTTLRAICNMVRSTGAIEFEGKPLSNRSTESIVRFGIAHVPQGRGTFTTMTVEENLQLGAITRKDSAGIVSDIERMYAHFPVLKQRHTQQAGTLSGGEQQMLAVARALMLRPRLMLLDEPSFGLAPLVVRDLFGILGKINREDKVSILVVEQNAQLALELADQAYVIETGRIVMSGNAKDIANNEEIRKSYLGY; this is encoded by the coding sequence ATGACGACGCTGCTCAACGTCAAGGACCTGCGCGCCTATTACGGCCAGGTCCAGGCGCTCCACGGCCTGTCCTTCTCGCTCAACGAAGGATCGCTGACGACGCTGCTCGGCGCCAATGGCGCCGGCAAGACCACCACCTTGCGCGCGATCTGCAACATGGTGCGTTCCACCGGTGCGATCGAGTTCGAGGGCAAGCCGCTCAGCAATCGCTCCACCGAGAGCATCGTGCGGTTCGGCATCGCCCATGTGCCGCAGGGCCGCGGCACCTTCACCACCATGACGGTCGAGGAGAACCTCCAGCTGGGGGCCATCACCCGCAAGGATAGCGCCGGCATCGTTTCCGACATCGAGCGCATGTACGCGCATTTCCCGGTGCTGAAGCAGCGCCACACCCAGCAGGCCGGCACGCTCTCGGGCGGCGAGCAGCAGATGCTCGCGGTCGCCCGCGCGCTGATGCTGCGGCCGCGCCTGATGCTGCTCGACGAACCGTCCTTCGGCCTCGCGCCACTCGTCGTGCGGGACCTGTTCGGCATCCTCGGCAAGATCAATCGCGAGGACAAGGTGTCGATCCTGGTGGTGGAGCAGAACGCCCAGCTCGCGCTCGAGCTCGCCGACCAGGCCTATGTGATCGAGACCGGACGCATCGTGATGTCGGGTAATGCCAAGGACATCGCGAACAACGAAGAAATCCGCAAATCCTATCTGGGTTACTGA
- a CDS encoding ABC transporter ATP-binding protein, translating to MTQAQLAQGTSPLLAVRDVSVVFGGIIALNGVSFDMHKGAILGLIGPNGAGKTTLFNCLSRLYQPSSGDILMEGVSILSRPPHRIAEIGIGRTFQNVALFPNLSVMDNVRVGAHSKTSSDIISDSLRLAWVRRSETDVNKKVHEILAYLKLEDVAHTVVSGLPFGTQKRVELARALAADPKILLLDEPAGGLNHEEVYVLGDLIRKIRDERHMTVLLVEHHMGLVMSIADHVVALNFGKKLAEGTPAQVQADPDVIKAYLGSKDQ from the coding sequence ATGACGCAGGCACAGCTCGCGCAGGGGACATCGCCCCTGCTCGCGGTTCGCGACGTCAGCGTCGTGTTCGGCGGCATCATTGCGCTCAACGGCGTGTCCTTTGACATGCACAAGGGCGCCATCCTCGGATTGATCGGCCCCAACGGCGCCGGCAAGACCACGCTCTTCAACTGTCTCTCCCGGCTCTATCAGCCCTCGTCGGGCGACATCCTGATGGAAGGCGTGAGCATCCTGTCGCGGCCTCCGCACCGGATCGCCGAGATCGGCATCGGCCGCACCTTCCAGAACGTGGCGCTGTTTCCGAACCTGTCGGTGATGGACAACGTCCGCGTCGGCGCTCATTCGAAGACCTCCAGCGACATCATCAGCGACTCGCTTCGGCTCGCCTGGGTCCGGCGCAGCGAGACTGACGTCAACAAGAAGGTCCACGAGATCCTCGCCTATCTCAAGCTCGAGGACGTCGCCCACACCGTCGTGTCCGGCCTGCCCTTCGGCACGCAGAAGCGCGTCGAGCTGGCGCGTGCGCTCGCGGCCGACCCCAAGATCCTGCTGCTCGACGAGCCCGCCGGCGGCCTCAACCACGAGGAAGTCTATGTGCTCGGCGACCTCATCCGCAAAATTCGTGACGAACGCCACATGACCGTGCTGCTGGTCGAGCACCACATGGGTCTCGTGATGTCGATTGCCGACCACGTCGTCGCGCTGAATTTCGGCAAGAAGCTCGCGGAAGGCACGCCCGCCCAGGTGCAGGCAGACCCCGACGTCATCAAGGCCTATCTCGGGAGCAAGGACCAATGA
- a CDS encoding IclR family transcriptional regulator: MKRTGKKTATDRNFVVALSRGLDVLRAFHPNDGLLGNQEIAARTNLPKPTVSRLTYTLTKLGYLTPVPRFEKYQLAPAAMALGYAALANLGVRHLSEPFREEMMRATGGAVAIGGRDRHSMIYFGQSRGSETVGVQLDVGSRVPIATSAMGRAYFWALDDEGRAEVSRILREHYGSRWPKMRDGLERSGETVAKYGFAMSVGDWHDDIGAAGVALKLNDGTGPYAFNCGAPAFRFTEERLINDIGPRLLAMVRNIEAALGGLMPQSKKEVSKKLKSGGKLARVAEGFR; the protein is encoded by the coding sequence ATGAAGCGTACAGGAAAGAAGACAGCGACCGATCGGAATTTCGTCGTCGCGCTTTCCCGCGGACTAGATGTATTGCGCGCATTCCACCCCAACGACGGCCTTCTTGGCAATCAGGAGATCGCGGCGCGCACCAATCTGCCCAAACCGACCGTTTCGCGGCTGACCTACACGTTGACGAAGCTCGGTTATCTGACGCCGGTTCCCCGTTTCGAGAAATACCAGCTCGCGCCGGCGGCGATGGCGCTCGGCTACGCGGCGCTGGCCAATCTCGGCGTTCGGCATTTGTCCGAACCGTTCCGCGAGGAAATGATGCGCGCGACCGGAGGCGCCGTCGCAATCGGCGGCCGCGACCGCCACAGCATGATCTATTTCGGGCAAAGCCGTGGCAGCGAGACGGTCGGCGTTCAACTTGACGTCGGCTCCCGCGTCCCGATTGCAACCAGCGCGATGGGCCGCGCCTATTTCTGGGCGCTCGACGACGAGGGCCGCGCTGAAGTGTCCCGCATCCTGCGCGAACATTACGGCAGCCGCTGGCCGAAGATGCGCGATGGCCTCGAACGTTCCGGCGAGACCGTCGCGAAATACGGTTTCGCGATGTCGGTCGGCGACTGGCACGACGACATCGGCGCTGCCGGCGTCGCGCTCAAGCTCAACGACGGAACCGGACCTTACGCATTCAATTGCGGCGCGCCCGCATTCCGCTTCACGGAAGAGCGTTTGATCAACGACATTGGACCGCGTCTGCTTGCGATGGTAAGGAACATCGAAGCGGCACTCGGGGGACTGATGCCGCAATCCAAAAAAGAAGTCAGCAAAAAGCTGAAATCAGGAGGGAAACTTGCTCGTGTGGCCGAGGGGTTCAGATAG
- a CDS encoding 3-hydroxyacyl-CoA dehydrogenase NAD-binding domain-containing protein, with product MSEVVKLERHDEVGIVTVNSPPVNALSAAVRGGILECIKAAIADPAIKGIVLTCAGRTFIAGADITEFGKPPKPPALNDVLAEIENSPKPVVAAIHGTALGGGLEVALACHFRVAVKEAKLGLPEVKLGLLPGAGGTQRLPRAVGPELAVKMIVGGDPIGAADALKHGLIEEIVEGPASGAEAFVRKLIAEKRPLRRLRDDDSKIAAAKADRSIFTNAVAAMTKKARGLEAPFAAADAVGYAIDLPFDEGLKKEREGFLKLVASDQSKAQRYAFFAEREASKIAGVPDGTKSRPVNRVAILGAGTMGGGIAMSFANAGVPVTLIETGEEQLKRGMGIMQKNWEATAARGGIPADAPAKRMALINGVVGIENVGDADLVIEAVFETMAVKKEVFGKLDQYVKPGAVLASNTSYLNIDEIAKSTKRPQDVLGMHFFSPANVMKLCEIVRADKTAPDALVTAVTIARRIAKVPTVVGVCDGFVGNRMLAQRGKQSEKLLFEGALPQQVDAVVTKFGMPMGPFAMGDLAGLDIGWRSRKDRGIKSEIADALCEAGRFGQKTGKGYYKYEAGSRSALPDPEVEKLIDETLLRLGRKKRVVSDEEILERMMYPMINEGAKILEEGVAARPSDIDVVWLYGYGWPVYRGGPMFWADTVGLKHIADRLSFYAKETNDPSLEPAPLLKKLAAEGKTFASLAAASKAA from the coding sequence GTGAGCGAAGTGGTCAAGCTTGAGCGTCATGACGAAGTCGGGATCGTCACGGTGAACAGCCCTCCGGTCAATGCGCTGAGTGCCGCAGTGCGCGGTGGCATTCTGGAGTGCATCAAGGCCGCGATTGCCGATCCCGCGATCAAGGGCATCGTGCTGACCTGCGCCGGCCGCACCTTCATCGCCGGTGCCGACATCACCGAATTCGGCAAGCCGCCGAAGCCGCCCGCCCTCAACGACGTGCTCGCCGAGATCGAGAACTCGCCGAAGCCGGTCGTTGCCGCGATCCACGGCACCGCGCTCGGCGGCGGCCTCGAGGTCGCGCTGGCCTGTCATTTCCGCGTCGCCGTGAAGGAAGCCAAGCTCGGCCTGCCCGAGGTGAAGCTGGGCCTGCTGCCGGGCGCCGGCGGCACCCAGCGCCTGCCGCGCGCGGTGGGCCCCGAGCTCGCCGTCAAGATGATCGTCGGCGGCGATCCGATCGGTGCCGCGGATGCGCTCAAGCACGGCCTGATCGAGGAGATCGTCGAGGGCCCGGCCTCCGGCGCTGAAGCCTTCGTGCGCAAATTGATCGCCGAGAAGCGTCCGCTGCGGCGCCTGCGCGACGACGATTCCAAGATCGCGGCGGCCAAGGCCGATCGCTCGATCTTCACCAATGCGGTCGCCGCTATGACCAAGAAGGCGCGCGGCCTGGAAGCGCCGTTCGCGGCGGCCGACGCCGTCGGCTATGCCATCGACCTGCCGTTCGACGAAGGGCTGAAGAAGGAGCGCGAGGGCTTCCTCAAGCTCGTCGCCAGCGACCAGTCCAAGGCGCAGCGCTATGCCTTCTTCGCCGAGCGCGAGGCCAGCAAGATCGCGGGCGTCCCTGACGGCACCAAGTCGCGGCCCGTGAACCGCGTCGCCATCCTCGGTGCCGGCACCATGGGCGGCGGCATCGCGATGTCCTTTGCCAATGCCGGCGTTCCCGTCACCCTGATCGAGACCGGCGAGGAGCAGCTCAAGCGCGGCATGGGCATCATGCAGAAGAACTGGGAAGCGACCGCCGCCCGCGGCGGCATCCCGGCGGACGCGCCCGCCAAGCGCATGGCGCTGATCAACGGCGTCGTCGGCATCGAGAATGTCGGCGATGCCGACCTCGTCATCGAAGCCGTGTTCGAGACCATGGCGGTGAAGAAGGAAGTGTTCGGCAAGCTCGACCAGTACGTCAAGCCCGGCGCGGTGCTCGCCTCCAACACCTCGTACCTGAACATCGACGAGATCGCGAAATCGACCAAGCGTCCGCAGGACGTGCTCGGCATGCACTTCTTCTCGCCGGCCAACGTCATGAAGCTGTGCGAGATCGTGCGCGCCGACAAGACCGCGCCGGATGCGCTGGTCACCGCCGTGACCATCGCGCGCAGGATCGCGAAAGTGCCGACCGTGGTCGGCGTCTGCGACGGCTTTGTCGGCAATCGCATGCTGGCGCAGCGCGGCAAGCAGTCGGAAAAGCTGCTGTTCGAAGGCGCTCTGCCGCAGCAGGTCGATGCCGTCGTGACCAAGTTCGGCATGCCGATGGGGCCGTTCGCGATGGGCGATCTCGCCGGCCTCGACATCGGCTGGCGCTCGCGCAAGGACCGCGGCATCAAGTCGGAGATCGCGGACGCGCTCTGCGAAGCCGGCCGTTTCGGCCAGAAGACCGGCAAGGGCTACTACAAGTATGAAGCGGGCTCGCGCTCGGCGCTGCCCGATCCGGAGGTCGAAAAGCTGATCGACGAGACGCTGCTCCGTCTCGGCCGCAAGAAGCGCGTCGTCAGCGACGAGGAGATCCTCGAGCGCATGATGTACCCGATGATCAACGAGGGCGCGAAGATCCTCGAAGAGGGCGTCGCGGCGCGTCCGTCCGACATCGACGTGGTCTGGCTCTACGGCTACGGCTGGCCGGTCTATCGCGGCGGCCCGATGTTCTGGGCCGACACCGTCGGCCTCAAGCACATCGCCGATCGCCTTTCCTTCTACGCCAAGGAGACCAACGACCCGAGCCTCGAGCCCGCGCCGCTGCTGAAGAAGCTCGCGGCGGAGGGCAAAACGTTCGCCTCGCTGGCCGCGGCGTCGAAGGCGGCGTGA